Proteins encoded together in one Triticum dicoccoides isolate Atlit2015 ecotype Zavitan chromosome 7B, WEW_v2.0, whole genome shotgun sequence window:
- the LOC119339169 gene encoding uncharacterized protein LOC119339169 — protein MVISTPNVFRRTTTVLMALALALPPPPPPPPPPPPASGHAPATTNPPEGPQPDLALATNPMDALLPSVAPPPSPFFDLPYVKAGQVALRCFLGCGNAMGLEFEDDCNYYHRLDITAPELHLASPLYIVFDFSNRHLNAIVVAALLQAVLGGSAADFFVAMCSPLVFRLHVASSRVAEIILAQTRVRHRNFAFFTRTLPPLPPPPQAAASCMSLARLLQIPDDLGLHFEGVAWSQLRSPVSVDPCNQPHGCRMYARVIQFPFALNATSIALILARLFGGFHHSFNVTDDGDSCFSFTVASQEVAKLIASMGDFHKKGMLIRFPWPPPLGGARGSIPGDAMPPSYGTTSSSPSAIVSASLPPASTTLDLPKVRRQRPGISFFYRMLNVNRFSQLPPHVHYTYHSFILDHFHAN, from the coding sequence ATGGTGATATCCACTCCAAATGTTTTTCGCAGGACCACCACGGTGTTGATGGCTCTCGCTCTCGctctcccacctcctcctccccctcctccacctccacctccggcctCCGGCCACGCTCCAGCCACCACAAACCCCCCGGAAGGCCCTCAACCTGACCTCGCCCTCGCCACCAATCCTATGGACGCGCTCCTCCCCTCTGTTGCGCCTCCTCCATCGCCTTTCTTTGACCTGCCCTATGTCAAAGCCGGCCAGGTAGCTCTCCGCTGCTTCCTGGGGTGCGGCAACGCCATGGGCCTGGAGTTTGAGGACGACTGCAATTACTATCACCGCCTTGACATCACCGCCCCAGAACTCCACCTCGCATCACCCCTCTACATCGTCTTCGACTTCTCCAACCGCCACCTCAACGCCATTGTCGTCGCTGCTCTGCTTCAAGCTGTTCTTGGCGGCAGTGCTGCTGACTTCTTCGTGGCCATGTGCTCTCCTCTTGTTTTCCGCCTCCATGTTGCCTCATCGCGTGTCGCGGAGATCATCCTCGCCCAAACCAGGGTCCGCCACCGCAACTTCGCCTTCTTCACTAGAACCCTGCCCCCGCTTCCACCACCACCCCAGGCTGCTGCGTCTTGCATGTCGCTTGCACGCCTGCTTCAAATTCCAGATGACCTGGGTCTTCACTTTGAAGGCGTCGCATGGTCACAACTCCGATCTCCAGTCTCCGTTGATCCATGCAACCAGCCACACGGATGCCGCATGTATGCGCGTGTCATCCAATTCCCGTTCGCCCTTAATGCCACCTCAATAGCCCTCATCCTTGCTCGCCTATTCGGCGGCTTCCACCACAGCTTCAACGTCACGGACGACGGTGACTCATGTTTCTCGTTCACCGTCGCCTCGCAAGAAGTCGCcaagctcatcgcctccatgggtgacTTCCACAAGAAGGGCATGTTGATCCGTTTCCCCTGGCCACCACCCTTGGGTGGTGCCCGAGGCTCGATTCCTGGAGATGCCATGCCTCCGTCGTATGGCACCACGTCATCCTCACCGTCGGCGATCGTCTCTGCATCCTTGCCACCAGCCTCAACAACTCTCGATCTGCCTAAGGTGCGACGACAACGGCCTGGTATTAGCTTCTTTTACCGCATGCTTAATGTTAATCGTTTTAGCCAGCTCCCCCCTCACGTGCATTACACTTACCACTCATTTATTCTGGATCACTTTCATGCCAATTAG